The Streptococcaceae bacterium ESL0729 genome has a segment encoding these proteins:
- a CDS encoding DEAD/DEAH box helicase, producing the protein MDELLYGRIVSKSELDYLPEEDCQVKSMIEEGRYILCNRCISKHLKEEVRLPIGAYFCPSCLKLGRVRSDESLYHLKQVDFPKRDESVLSWSGQLTDLQNKISEELLQALKDKEEIWVHAVTGAGKTEMTYQVVAKIINEGGSVGFASPRVDVCLELYKRLVKDFSLDICLLHADGDKYFRSQLTILTTHQLLRFKEAFDLLIIDEVDAFPFKDNELLYQAAEKARRKCSCLIYLTATATNNLDQKVKSGHLKKATLARRFHGKPLVIPQNIWCHIPWDLRKLPKKLISYLRRQRATGYPLLIFVPVIGFGQKFTAALKDILRQERIAFVSSLSEDRKEQVEKFREGQLDILVTTTILERGVTFPRVDVFILQANHRLFNSSSLVQIGGRVGRSMERPDGLIYFFHDGKSQAMNKAIKEIKLMNKLGGF; encoded by the coding sequence ATGGATGAACTATTATATGGACGGATTGTAAGTAAAAGTGAACTTGATTACTTGCCAGAAGAAGACTGCCAGGTAAAATCGATGATTGAAGAGGGAAGGTATATCCTTTGTAATAGATGTATTAGTAAGCATTTGAAGGAGGAGGTCAGACTTCCAATTGGAGCCTACTTTTGTCCCAGCTGTCTAAAACTTGGCCGAGTCAGATCAGATGAAAGTCTTTACCACTTAAAACAAGTTGATTTTCCCAAAAGAGACGAGAGTGTCTTAAGCTGGTCGGGACAGCTAACAGACCTCCAGAATAAGATATCAGAGGAGCTCTTACAGGCCTTGAAGGATAAGGAAGAAATTTGGGTTCATGCGGTAACAGGTGCTGGAAAGACTGAGATGACCTATCAGGTAGTGGCTAAGATTATTAATGAAGGTGGGAGCGTAGGTTTTGCTTCCCCTCGGGTTGATGTTTGCTTGGAGCTTTATAAAAGGCTGGTCAAGGATTTTAGCCTGGATATTTGTCTTTTGCATGCGGATGGGGATAAGTACTTTAGAAGCCAGCTTACGATTTTAACGACCCATCAACTCTTACGCTTTAAGGAGGCTTTTGACCTACTAATTATTGATGAGGTTGATGCCTTTCCCTTTAAGGATAATGAGCTCTTATACCAGGCTGCAGAAAAAGCCAGAAGGAAATGTAGCTGTCTTATTTATTTAACAGCTACTGCCACCAATAATTTAGACCAAAAGGTCAAATCAGGTCACTTAAAGAAAGCTACCTTGGCCAGGAGATTTCACGGGAAGCCTCTGGTTATTCCTCAAAATATTTGGTGTCATATTCCCTGGGATCTAAGAAAACTACCTAAAAAATTAATCAGCTACTTAAGGAGACAAAGGGCAACGGGATATCCTTTATTAATATTTGTTCCGGTTATAGGCTTCGGCCAAAAATTTACTGCTGCCTTAAAAGATATTCTAAGGCAGGAGAGAATTGCTTTTGTTTCAAGTTTAAGTGAGGATAGAAAGGAGCAGGTGGAAAAATTTAGGGAGGGTCAACTTGATATTTTGGTGACAACTACAATTCTTGAGCGGGGCGTGACTTTTCCAAGGGTTGATGTCTTCATTCTACAAGCCAATCACAGGCTCTTTAACTCAAGTTCCTTAGTCCAAATTGGAGGAAGGGTCGGAAGGAGTATGGAGAGGCCTGATGGCTTGATTTATTTTTTTCATGATGGTAAGAGTCAGGCGATGAACAAGGCCATTAAGGAAATTAAGCTGATGAATAAGTTGGGAGGTTTTTGA
- a CDS encoding ComF family protein, giving the protein MKESSEDICRDCSYWATSSGILVQHEALYRYNQAMRDFFVAYKLQGDYRLRLVFANSLKRALTNYKGYTVVPVPVSSKRLEERGFCQVTSILEAARIPYLNLFKKDESDSQKLRNRKERLLAENPFSLEEGLDCPKKILIFDDIYTSGRTITHLMELLNGLGKFEIKSLSIAR; this is encoded by the coding sequence ATGAAGGAGTCTTCAGAAGATATCTGTAGGGATTGTAGCTACTGGGCTACTAGTAGTGGGATTCTGGTCCAGCATGAGGCACTTTATAGGTACAATCAGGCTATGAGAGACTTCTTTGTGGCCTATAAGCTCCAAGGAGATTACCGCCTGAGATTGGTTTTTGCTAATAGTCTTAAAAGGGCCCTTACAAACTATAAGGGTTACACAGTCGTTCCCGTTCCAGTTAGTAGTAAAAGGCTTGAGGAGAGAGGTTTTTGTCAGGTAACTTCCATTCTTGAAGCAGCTCGTATTCCCTACCTTAATCTATTTAAAAAGGATGAATCTGATTCGCAAAAATTAAGAAATCGTAAGGAACGCTTGTTGGCTGAAAATCCATTCTCTTTAGAGGAAGGTCTTGACTGCCCCAAGAAAATTTTAATCTTTGATGATATTTATACCAGTGGTCGAACCATCACTCACCTCATGGAGCTTTTAAATGGCTTAGGAAAATTTGAGATCAAAAGTCTATCAATTGCTAGATAA
- a CDS encoding lipopolysaccharide assembly protein LapA domain-containing protein, which produces MMKDAKSFFTFKRVVALIIVVLVAVFALQNWKSVEVSLLFFAIKLPLIILILAMLAIGVFVGWVFEKSDFDHLVVNLEQETRKELDDIQTQLQNDKTAKKEAEAASQVADKAKEVKNDVNGAGDETNQPEDK; this is translated from the coding sequence ATGATGAAAGACGCTAAATCATTTTTTACCTTTAAGAGGGTAGTTGCACTAATTATTGTTGTACTTGTTGCGGTATTTGCTTTACAAAACTGGAAATCTGTTGAAGTTTCTCTTTTGTTTTTTGCAATTAAGTTACCACTGATTATCTTGATTTTAGCTATGTTAGCTATAGGAGTTTTTGTCGGATGGGTCTTTGAAAAGAGCGATTTTGACCATTTGGTAGTCAACTTGGAACAAGAAACACGCAAGGAGTTAGATGATATTCAAACTCAACTTCAAAATGACAAAACTGCTAAAAAAGAAGCTGAGGCAGCTAGCCAAGTGGCAGATAAGGCCAAGGAAGTTAAGAATGATGTTAATGGTGCTGGTGATGAAACTAATCAGCCTGAAGACAAATAA
- the rsmG gene encoding 16S rRNA (guanine(527)-N(7))-methyltransferase RsmG, translating into MNTEEFYKELEKFELVLDDRQKEQFEAYFTLLVEWNEKINLTAITEKKEVYLKHFYDSIAPILYGLIPNEEVKLLDIGAGAGFPSIPMKIIFPHIKVTIIDSLNKRINFLRLLGGELGISDLELLHGRAEDFGQDKEFRGSFDFVTARAVARLNVLNEITIPFLKKNGILLSLKASQMKDEVSEAKHSLSVLGAKLIKEVDYKLPNGDERHILVIEKTKDTPNKYPRKAGTPNKKPL; encoded by the coding sequence ATGAATACAGAAGAATTTTATAAGGAACTAGAAAAATTTGAACTTGTACTTGACGACAGGCAAAAGGAGCAATTTGAAGCTTACTTTACTCTCCTGGTTGAATGGAATGAAAAGATAAATCTTACGGCAATCACTGAGAAAAAGGAGGTCTATCTCAAACATTTTTACGATTCGATTGCTCCCATTTTATATGGACTTATTCCAAATGAAGAGGTCAAACTTTTAGATATTGGAGCTGGAGCAGGATTTCCAAGTATTCCCATGAAGATTATCTTCCCCCATATCAAGGTCACAATTATTGACTCCCTTAATAAGCGAATCAACTTTTTAAGGCTCTTGGGCGGAGAACTTGGTATTTCAGATCTTGAGCTCTTACATGGTCGAGCTGAAGACTTTGGCCAGGATAAGGAATTTAGAGGGAGCTTTGATTTTGTGACAGCACGTGCCGTGGCCCGTCTTAATGTCCTAAATGAGATTACCATTCCCTTCCTGAAAAAAAATGGAATTCTCTTATCACTTAAGGCAAGCCAGATGAAGGATGAGGTTAGTGAAGCCAAGCATTCTCTGTCAGTCCTTGGGGCAAAGCTTATCAAGGAAGTTGATTACAAGCTACCTAACGGTGATGAGAGGCACATTCTTGTAATAGAAAAAACCAAGGATACTCCCAATAAGTATCCCCGTAAAGCTGGTACACCCAATAAAAAACCCCTTTAA
- the galU gene encoding UTP--glucose-1-phosphate uridylyltransferase GalU encodes MKRVYQEKKVRKAVIPAAGLGTRFLPATKAIAKEMLPIVDKPTIQFIVEEALASGIEDILIVTGKAKRPIEDHFDSNIELEMTLKEKGKDDLLKLVEETTDINLHFIRQSHPKGLGHAVLQARAFIGDEPFVVMLGDDLMEDKVPLTQQLINDYNKVHASTIAVMEVPKKDVDKYGVIAPEGQVEKDLYNVANFVEKPPVDEAPSNLAIIGRYLLTPEIFNILENQEPGAGGEIQLTDAIESLNKIQRVFAHKFTGKRYDVGDKLGFVETTIEHGLRHPQIKDGLREYIIELGLKLEEENIKKADRTQAKENKEK; translated from the coding sequence GTGAAAAGAGTCTATCAAGAAAAAAAAGTTAGAAAAGCTGTTATCCCTGCTGCAGGACTTGGAACCCGCTTCTTACCAGCAACTAAAGCTATTGCCAAGGAAATGCTTCCCATTGTTGACAAACCAACCATTCAATTTATCGTTGAAGAAGCTTTGGCAAGTGGGATTGAAGATATCCTAATCGTAACAGGTAAGGCTAAGCGTCCAATAGAAGACCACTTTGATTCAAATATTGAACTTGAGATGACCCTTAAGGAAAAAGGCAAGGATGACCTTTTAAAATTAGTTGAAGAAACAACTGACATTAACCTTCACTTTATCCGCCAAAGTCACCCTAAAGGACTTGGACATGCTGTTTTACAGGCAAGGGCCTTTATTGGGGATGAGCCATTTGTTGTTATGCTTGGTGACGACTTGATGGAAGATAAGGTTCCCCTAACCCAGCAGCTAATCAATGACTACAACAAGGTTCATGCTTCAACAATCGCTGTTATGGAAGTTCCTAAAAAAGATGTTGACAAATACGGGGTTATCGCTCCTGAAGGTCAGGTCGAAAAAGATCTTTACAATGTAGCGAATTTTGTTGAAAAACCACCAGTTGATGAGGCTCCAAGTAATCTTGCCATTATTGGGCGTTACCTATTAACACCTGAAATCTTTAATATTTTAGAAAATCAAGAGCCAGGTGCTGGAGGAGAAATCCAACTTACAGATGCCATTGAATCTCTCAATAAAATTCAAAGAGTTTTTGCTCATAAATTTACGGGTAAACGTTATGATGTTGGTGACAAACTTGGTTTTGTTGAAACAACAATCGAGCACGGCCTAAGACATCCTCAAATCAAAGATGGACTTAGAGAGTACATTATTGAGCTTGGTCTTAAACTTGAGGAAGAAAACATCAAAAAAGCTGACCGCACTCAAGCTAAAGAAAACAAGGAAAAATAG
- a CDS encoding NAD(P)H-dependent glycerol-3-phosphate dehydrogenase, which translates to MNKQKIAVLGAGSWGTALAQVLNDNGHQVRLWSNKIEQIREFNEEHTNSFFFGDQKFSEDIVAYADLSEALKDVDAILLVVPTKVIRLVAKQVAQVLDHKVNIMHASKGLEQGSHLRISQILEEEIPSNLRGEIIVISGPSHAEEVAVRDLTLITSASKSEEDAHYAQKIFSNRYFRLYTNVDVIGVETAGALKNIIAVGAGVLHGLGYGDNAKAAIITRGLAEITRLGVALGANPLTYIGLSGVGDLVVTATSQHSRNWRAGDAIGRGEKLSDIEKNMGMVIEGVATARAAYELSQDLNIEMPITETIYRVLYEDANLSEEIVAVMEREFKAENEYNI; encoded by the coding sequence TTGAATAAACAAAAAATTGCAGTCCTTGGTGCAGGTAGCTGGGGGACGGCACTTGCTCAAGTTTTAAATGATAATGGACACCAGGTAAGACTGTGGAGTAATAAGATCGAACAGATTAGGGAATTCAATGAAGAACATACAAATTCCTTCTTTTTTGGCGACCAGAAGTTCTCTGAGGACATTGTGGCCTATGCTGACCTTTCAGAAGCCCTTAAGGATGTTGACGCCATCTTACTTGTTGTACCAACCAAGGTTATCAGGCTAGTTGCAAAGCAAGTGGCCCAGGTCCTTGACCATAAGGTAAATATCATGCATGCTTCAAAGGGGCTCGAGCAAGGTAGTCACTTGCGTATATCGCAGATTCTTGAAGAAGAAATTCCTAGCAATCTGCGGGGTGAAATCATCGTCATTTCAGGGCCCAGCCATGCTGAGGAGGTTGCCGTTCGCGATTTGACCCTGATTACCAGTGCTTCAAAATCAGAGGAAGATGCCCACTATGCCCAAAAGATTTTCAGTAATCGCTACTTCCGCCTCTATACCAATGTAGATGTTATAGGAGTTGAGACCGCTGGAGCCTTAAAAAATATCATCGCCGTTGGTGCAGGAGTCCTTCATGGTTTGGGCTATGGTGACAACGCTAAGGCTGCCATTATTACCCGCGGACTTGCTGAAATAACTCGCTTGGGAGTGGCTCTTGGAGCCAATCCTCTGACCTATATTGGTCTGTCAGGTGTTGGTGACTTGGTAGTTACTGCAACCAGCCAGCACAGTAGAAACTGGCGGGCAGGAGATGCCATTGGGCGAGGGGAAAAACTTTCAGATATCGAAAAAAACATGGGCATGGTGATTGAAGGCGTTGCAACTGCAAGGGCTGCTTATGAGCTATCCCAAGATCTCAATATTGAAATGCCCATAACTGAAACCATTTACCGAGTGCTCTATGAGGATGCCAACCTATCTGAGGAGATTGTTGCTGTCATGGAACGTGAATTTAAGGCTGAAAACGAATATAATATTTAA
- a CDS encoding 5-bromo-4-chloroindolyl phosphate hydrolysis family protein, translated as MWKTVIILVLVYLIIKNLSSDKATSKNKEKTKVKGKKNNNKVEHYREKGLDDKDISIFRETMKEARDHIKYWEEEISRDEKLVIIEEETQGLFASKKTFQAIVEEPAMMTKEDTFLYRDLPNMTTLVKKYRQLSAVKPVSQEVKLELAERLHYIMKLSEKISKNYQASLIDDVDDIKYSLREEEIHE; from the coding sequence ATGTGGAAAACAGTAATAATTTTAGTACTTGTATATCTAATAATTAAGAATTTGTCTTCAGATAAGGCAACTAGTAAAAATAAGGAAAAGACTAAAGTTAAAGGCAAGAAAAATAATAATAAGGTGGAGCACTACCGGGAAAAGGGACTGGATGACAAGGATATTAGTATCTTCCGGGAGACCATGAAGGAAGCTCGTGACCATATAAAATATTGGGAGGAAGAAATCTCACGCGATGAAAAACTAGTAATTATTGAAGAGGAAACCCAGGGTCTTTTTGCCAGCAAAAAAACCTTCCAAGCCATTGTTGAAGAACCTGCCATGATGACCAAGGAGGATACTTTCCTCTACAGGGATTTACCAAATATGACCACCTTGGTTAAAAAATACCGGCAGTTATCAGCCGTTAAGCCCGTAAGTCAAGAGGTTAAGCTTGAGCTTGCTGAAAGGCTTCATTACATAATGAAGCTTTCTGAGAAAATATCTAAAAATTACCAGGCAAGTTTGATTGATGATGTTGATGACATAAAATATTCCCTAAGAGAGGAGGAAATCCATGAATAA
- a CDS encoding toxic anion resistance protein has product MNNPILDDLMKEDELKNFEDSNSLENIDAMAVKDEIARQEQIKSTTLSTLSPDEIEQAKKLVEGLDENDSQSVIQYGTNAQKKIGDFSQSVLDKVQAQDLGEVGSSLTDLMFRLKEADTNDLVAEDKGFFSKMFGKVKKSVFEITQKYQKIGAGIDKIAGKLDYEQAVLLADNKVLEGLYDENLNYFKALNVYIAGAELKMMELDEKTIPQARLKAQESTEDALAIQKISDLEAYRNRLDKRTYDLRLVRQITIQQAPQIRLIQNTNQELAEKIQTSINTAIPLWKNQVAIALTLLKQKDALTSQRIVSETTNDLMAKNSEMLKTSALEAARENERGVVDIETLKKTQDDLIYTIQETLRIQSEGSRKRRESELELAKMEEDIKVKLLEVSGK; this is encoded by the coding sequence ATGAATAATCCAATATTAGATGATTTGATGAAGGAAGATGAACTTAAGAATTTTGAGGACTCAAATAGCCTTGAAAATATTGATGCCATGGCAGTCAAGGATGAAATTGCTAGGCAAGAGCAGATAAAATCAACCACCTTATCAACCTTGAGCCCAGATGAGATTGAGCAGGCTAAAAAATTGGTTGAAGGTCTGGATGAAAATGACTCCCAGTCAGTCATCCAATATGGTACTAATGCCCAGAAAAAAATTGGCGATTTTTCCCAATCAGTACTAGATAAGGTCCAGGCCCAGGACTTGGGTGAGGTGGGATCAAGTCTTACTGATCTAATGTTTCGCTTGAAGGAAGCAGATACCAATGACCTAGTGGCTGAAGATAAGGGCTTCTTTAGTAAGATGTTTGGCAAGGTTAAAAAATCTGTCTTTGAGATTACTCAGAAATACCAAAAAATTGGAGCTGGGATTGATAAGATTGCTGGGAAACTTGATTATGAGCAGGCAGTTTTATTGGCTGATAACAAGGTATTAGAAGGCCTTTATGATGAAAATCTAAATTATTTTAAGGCCCTAAATGTCTACATTGCAGGAGCTGAACTTAAGATGATGGAGCTTGATGAGAAGACCATTCCTCAGGCAAGGCTTAAGGCTCAGGAATCTACAGAAGATGCTCTAGCCATTCAAAAAATTAGCGACCTTGAAGCTTATAGGAATCGTTTGGATAAGAGAACCTATGACCTGCGTCTAGTTAGGCAGATAACCATCCAGCAGGCCCCACAAATTCGCTTGATTCAAAATACCAACCAGGAGCTGGCTGAAAAAATTCAGACATCAATAAATACAGCCATTCCCCTTTGGAAAAATCAAGTTGCTATAGCCCTAACCCTCCTAAAACAAAAGGATGCCCTAACCAGCCAAAGGATAGTTTCTGAGACAACCAATGATTTGATGGCTAAAAATAGTGAAATGCTTAAAACCTCTGCCCTCGAAGCAGCTAGGGAAAATGAGCGTGGTGTAGTCGATATTGAGACCCTCAAGAAGACACAGGATGATTTAATCTACACCATTCAAGAAACCTTAAGAATTCAGTCTGAAGGTAGTCGTAAGCGTCGTGAGTCAGAGCTTGAACTTGCTAAAATGGAAGAAGACATCAAGGTTAAACTCCTTGAAGTTAGTGGAAAATAA
- the nagA gene encoding N-acetylglucosamine-6-phosphate deacetylase — MMKYIKADKFFYPYELKGPGYLELKGGKFGRYLASIPEDSTAEIIDYSGYAISPGLVDTHIHGFAGVDIMDNDIEGVLADMSLGLLETGVTSFLATTLTGDHDLLKEVSENLGKNYKRAQGAKIQGIYFEGPYFTEEYKGAQNPTYFSDPSIEEFKLWQEASGGIIKKIALAPERRGVEEFINQVTSEGVVVALGHSNATLEDASQAVEAGASVWVHAYNAMRGLNHRELGMVGSMFELPHTYAELICDGHHVHPKACHILMEQKGHEHVALITDCMSAGGQADGDYKLGEFDVVVQEGVARLKDGGNLAGSILQLKDALKNVVDWGLASPEEAVRMATLIPALSSKIDDKCGRLKEGRDADFIVLDDKMNLVSTWVDGLCRYER; from the coding sequence ATTATGAAATATATAAAAGCAGATAAATTCTTTTATCCTTATGAGCTTAAGGGGCCTGGCTACCTTGAGCTTAAAGGTGGAAAATTCGGTAGGTACCTAGCAAGCATTCCTGAGGACAGCACAGCTGAAATAATTGACTATAGTGGCTACGCTATTAGTCCTGGTTTAGTTGATACCCATATACATGGCTTTGCTGGAGTTGATATCATGGATAATGATATTGAGGGTGTTTTAGCTGATATGAGTCTAGGGCTTCTTGAAACAGGGGTGACCAGTTTTCTTGCTACCACCCTGACTGGTGACCATGATCTTTTGAAGGAAGTATCAGAAAATCTTGGAAAAAATTACAAAAGGGCTCAAGGGGCAAAAATTCAAGGAATCTATTTTGAAGGTCCTTATTTTACCGAAGAGTACAAGGGTGCACAAAATCCCACTTATTTTTCAGACCCCTCTATAGAAGAATTTAAGCTATGGCAGGAGGCCTCTGGGGGGATTATCAAAAAGATAGCTCTTGCACCTGAAAGAAGAGGTGTTGAGGAGTTCATTAATCAGGTTACGAGTGAAGGCGTGGTTGTGGCCTTGGGTCACTCTAATGCTACCCTAGAAGATGCCAGTCAGGCTGTTGAAGCTGGAGCTAGCGTGTGGGTCCATGCCTATAATGCCATGAGGGGGCTAAATCACAGGGAGCTTGGAATGGTAGGTTCCATGTTTGAACTTCCTCATACTTATGCCGAGCTGATTTGTGACGGCCACCACGTTCACCCTAAGGCCTGCCATATTTTAATGGAGCAAAAGGGGCATGAGCATGTAGCTCTTATAACAGACTGCATGAGTGCAGGAGGTCAAGCTGATGGCGACTACAAGCTAGGCGAATTTGATGTTGTCGTTCAGGAGGGAGTTGCCCGCCTGAAGGATGGTGGCAATCTGGCAGGAAGTATCTTACAGCTTAAAGACGCCCTCAAAAACGTAGTAGACTGGGGTCTTGCAAGTCCTGAGGAGGCTGTACGAATGGCTACTCTTATCCCAGCCCTATCTTCAAAAATCGATGATAAATGTGGCCGACTAAAAGAAGGCCGAGACGCTGACTTTATTGTCCTTGATGACAAGATGAACTTGGTATCAACTTGGGTTGATGGCCTTTGCCGCTATGAAAGATAG
- a CDS encoding AAA family ATPase — protein sequence MLCQNCKKNEATIHLYTTADGKKHQTDLCQKCYQELKVGGRTNLFDGPQNSTTNNNDNNRQYNPFEDLFGTLNREFQMGYNQPPKTQTGGQGGGKGPRKPKSSKPSLLDEFGINITDLARQGKIDPVIGRDQEITRVIEILNRRTKNNPVLIGEPGVGKTAVVEGLAQKIIDEDVPQKLLGKEVIRLDVVSLVQGTGVRGQFEERMQKLLEEIRERDDVILFIDEIHEIVGAGSTGDGSMDAGNILKPALARGEVQMVGATTLNEYRIIEKDAALERRMQPVKVDEPSVDETITILKGIQKRYEDYHHVKYTDEAIIQAVQLSNRYIQDRFLPDKAIDLLDEAGSKKNLTLRFLDPEDLTRKIDQAEDQKNEAMILEDFEKAAFFRDQISKLKLLREESGEKVDTPLISEKDIEAIIEQKTNIPVGNIKEKEQGQLINLASDLKAHVIGQDDAVDKISKAIRRNRIGLGKDNRPIGSFMFVGPTGVGKTELAKQLAKELFGSEESMIRFDMSEYMEKHSVAKLIGAPPGYVGYEEAGQLSEKVRRNPYSLILLDEIEKAHPDVMHMFLQVLDDGRLTDAQGRTISFKDAIIIMTSNAGSGKVEASVGFGAAHEGRTNSVLGQLGDFFSPEFMNRFDGIIEFKPLDKENLLKIVDLMLAGVNGQLAKNDIHLDVTEKAKEKLVDLGYDPAMGARPLRRTIQDNIEDGIADFYLENPDNNRLVADLNKDDKIVIRKKRGRKKKATPKNSKPAQAEAELVE from the coding sequence ATGCTTTGTCAAAATTGTAAAAAAAATGAAGCTACGATCCATCTCTACACGACAGCAGATGGAAAAAAACACCAAACAGATCTCTGTCAAAAATGCTATCAGGAATTAAAGGTTGGTGGCCGGACCAATCTATTTGATGGCCCACAAAATTCTACTACTAATAATAATGATAACAATCGCCAGTATAATCCCTTTGAAGACTTATTTGGTACCCTCAACCGAGAGTTCCAGATGGGCTACAATCAACCACCTAAAACTCAAACTGGTGGTCAGGGTGGTGGCAAGGGACCAAGGAAGCCTAAAAGTTCTAAGCCATCTCTTTTAGATGAGTTTGGGATTAATATTACTGACCTTGCCCGCCAGGGGAAGATTGATCCAGTTATTGGACGAGACCAAGAAATTACCCGGGTCATCGAGATTTTAAACAGGCGAACAAAAAATAACCCAGTTTTAATTGGTGAACCAGGAGTTGGTAAAACAGCAGTGGTTGAAGGCTTGGCCCAAAAAATTATCGATGAGGATGTCCCTCAAAAACTTCTGGGTAAGGAGGTTATCAGGCTTGATGTGGTAAGTCTTGTCCAAGGTACAGGTGTCCGCGGCCAATTTGAGGAAAGGATGCAGAAGCTTCTTGAAGAAATAAGGGAGCGAGATGATGTCATTCTCTTCATTGATGAAATTCATGAAATTGTGGGAGCTGGAAGTACTGGTGATGGAAGTATGGATGCTGGAAATATCCTAAAACCTGCCCTTGCCAGAGGCGAGGTTCAGATGGTTGGGGCCACAACCCTAAATGAATACAGAATTATCGAAAAAGATGCAGCCCTTGAGCGAAGGATGCAACCTGTAAAGGTTGATGAACCAAGTGTTGATGAGACCATTACTATTCTAAAGGGTATTCAAAAGAGGTATGAGGACTATCATCACGTTAAATATACCGATGAGGCCATAATCCAGGCAGTCCAACTGTCTAACCGCTATATTCAGGACAGATTTTTACCCGATAAGGCAATCGACCTGCTTGATGAAGCTGGTTCTAAGAAAAACCTAACCCTTCGTTTCCTAGACCCTGAAGATTTAACCAGAAAGATTGATCAAGCAGAGGACCAGAAGAATGAGGCCATGATACTTGAGGACTTTGAAAAGGCTGCCTTCTTTAGGGATCAAATTTCTAAACTTAAGCTCTTGAGGGAAGAAAGTGGTGAGAAGGTTGACACTCCATTAATTTCTGAAAAGGATATTGAGGCTATTATCGAGCAAAAAACCAATATTCCCGTTGGAAATATCAAGGAGAAGGAGCAAGGCCAGCTCATCAATCTAGCCAGTGACTTGAAGGCTCATGTAATTGGTCAAGATGATGCTGTCGATAAGATTTCAAAGGCCATTCGCCGTAATCGAATTGGTCTTGGTAAGGACAATCGTCCTATTGGGTCATTCATGTTTGTAGGTCCTACTGGAGTTGGAAAAACAGAGCTTGCCAAGCAACTTGCCAAAGAGCTGTTTGGCTCAGAAGAGAGTATGATTCGCTTTGACATGAGTGAATACATGGAAAAACATAGTGTTGCCAAGCTGATTGGGGCTCCTCCAGGCTATGTCGGCTATGAAGAAGCCGGTCAGCTGTCAGAGAAGGTTCGCCGCAACCCTTATTCGCTTATCCTTTTGGATGAGATTGAAAAGGCCCATCCTGATGTGATGCACATGTTCCTTCAGGTACTAGATGATGGACGCCTGACAGATGCTCAGGGTCGAACAATCAGCTTCAAGGATGCAATTATTATCATGACCAGTAATGCTGGAAGTGGTAAGGTTGAGGCTAGTGTAGGTTTTGGAGCAGCCCATGAAGGGCGGACAAACTCTGTTCTAGGCCAACTGGGTGATTTCTTTAGCCCTGAGTTCATGAATCGTTTTGATGGGATTATTGAATTTAAGCCTTTGGACAAGGAAAACTTGCTTAAGATTGTTGATCTAATGCTTGCTGGAGTCAATGGCCAACTTGCTAAAAATGATATCCATCTTGATGTTACTGAAAAAGCCAAGGAAAAATTGGTTGATTTGGGCTATGATCCAGCCATGGGAGCAAGGCCCCTTCGTAGGACCATCCAAGATAATATTGAAGATGGGATAGCTGACTTTTACCTGGAAAATCCAGATAATAATAGGCTGGTTGCTGATTTAAATAAGGATGATAAGATTGTTATCAGAAAGAAGCGTGGCCGCAAGAAGAAAGCTACCCCTAAAAATTCTAAGCCAGCACAAGCTGAGGCAGAATTAGTGGAATAA